One window from the genome of Cryptomeria japonica chromosome 6, Sugi_1.0, whole genome shotgun sequence encodes:
- the LOC131073015 gene encoding L-type lectin-domain containing receptor kinase IX.1-like produces the protein MIMLKSLVRALIILLLILVCSSYAEQSNGNSTNFSFAYFSRNNSRQLIYMGNASFSPADGHIDLTPDPYGTMNISSNETATTMALQNCIGRVLYRQQLTMWPASFTTVFTIFVKNITTNGTGTQKNYNGDGIAFVIVPNNKSFLAKSYGGFLGLFDPSTNGNSTRQLGIEFDTFQNEFDPDNNHVGIDIQGIKSNVTANMENHGMDIKAGRAIQVRVDYDGWAKSLQIYARYANNTSGYASILNHTLELENTVPRSAYVGFSAATGNSYEIHRILDWNFSSVMLPESSLNFPPVGTGTPGGLRRWVKIGILMGSIAVGLVVVGLVGFVVWRMRKKKQPTLTLGRGSFSGELAIMQNAPHRYSYKQLVAATDNFSEAELLGTGGFGSVYRGNLNAGRNEQVNLVAVKKVSAGSRQGEREFISEIISIGRLRHRHLVKLHGWCHERDELLLVYEYMPNGSLDKFLYDRTGETTLNWPRRHRILCGLASALLYLHEEWEQRVVHRDVKPSNVMLDGEFNARLGDFGLARLVEHDDSNPAVTTRLAGTPGYMAPECSYTGKATAESDVFSFGIVLLEVATGRRVVERGIVLAERNLAEWVWGLYSQDRLLQCVDPKLEGSDYDEEQIRRVLILGLACSHPDPQLRPTVRQAIQVLINPSEELPQLPSTRPMAIYVVLPPAGAGFSLSTSSSIMGGGAASSSLMAETSVGSITTSITKGR, from the coding sequence CCGGCAGCTGATATATATGGGGAACGCTTCCTTTTCGCCTGCCGATGGTCATATCGATCTCACACCAGATCCATACGGCACAATGAACATTTCTTCAAACGAAACGGCTACAACTATGGCATTGCAGAACTGCATCGGAAGGGTTCTGTACCGCCAGCAGCTTACCATGTGGCCGGCGAGTTTCACTACCGTCTTCACCATCTTTGTGAAAAACATCACAACCAACGGCACGGGTACGCAAAAGAATTATAATGGCGACGGTATTGCCTTCGTCATAGTTCCGAATAACAAAAGTTTTTTAGCAAAGAGCTATGGGGGATTCCTCGGCCTCTTCGACCCCTCCACAAACGGAAACTCGACCAGGCAGCTAGGCATCGAGTTCGACACATTTCAGAATGAATTCGATCCGGACAACAATCATGTGGGCATCGACATCCAGGGCATCAAATCCAACGTAACAGCCAACATGGAAAACCACGGGATGGATATCAAGGCCGGGCGAGCTATACAAGTGCGGGTCGACTACGATGGGTGGGCTAAATCCCTGCAAATCTATGCACGCTATGCAAACAATACTTCAGGCTATGCGAGCATTCTGAACCACACGCTGGAGCTCGAGAACACTGTTCCAAGATCGGCGTATGTGGGATTTTCTGCGGCAACAGGGAATTCATACGAGATACATAGAATTCTCGACTGGAATTTCAGTTCCGTGATGCTACCGGAGTCTTCTCTGAATTTTCCTCCGGTGGGAACGGGAACGCCCGGAGGATTGCGCCGCTGGGTCAAAATCGGCATCTTGATGGGCTCCATTGCAGTCGGATTAGTTGTGGTGGGATTAGTCGGGTTCGTGGTTTGGAGAATGAGAAAGAAAAAGCAGCCTACTTTAACTCTTGGCCGAGGAAGCTTCAGCGGGGAACTGGCAATTATGCAAAACGCGCCTCACCGGTACTCCTACAAGCAACTTGTAGCCGCCACCGACAATTTCAGCGAAGCGGAACTTTTGGGAACCGGCGGGTTCGGGAGCGTCTACAGAGGAAACCTTAACGCCGGACGCAACGAACAGGTAAATTTGGTGGCGGTGAAGAAAGTCTCCGCCGGTTCAAGACAGGGGGAAAGGGAGTTTATCTCAGAAATAATCAGCATCGGTCGCCTACGCCACCGGCACCTGGTGAAGCTTCACGGGTGGTGCCACGAGCGCGATGAGCTTCTCCTGGTCTATGAATACATGCCCAACGGAAGCCTGGACAAATTTCTCTATGACAGAACTGGGGAAACAACCTTGAATTGGCCACGGCGCCACAGGATTTTGTGCGGCCTTGCCTCGGCTCTACTGTACCTGCACGAAGAATGGGAGCAGAGGGTCGTTCACCGGGACGTGAAGCCCAGCAATGTGATGCTCGACGGCGAATTCAACGCCCGATTGGGAGACTTCGGGCTGGCCCGGCTTGTCGAGCACGACGATTCTAATCCGGCTGTGACGACCAGGTTGGCGGGTACACCCGGGTACATGGCACCCGAGTGCAGCTACACTGGCAAGGCCACCGCAGAGTCCGATGTGTTCAGTTTTGGGATTGTTCTGTTGGAAGTGGCCACGGGTAGGCGCGTCGTGGAGCGGGGGATTGTATTGGCTGAACGTAATTTGGCGGAGTGGGTTTGGGGGCTTTATAGCCAGGATAGACTTTTGCAGTGTGTGGATCCCAAGTTGGAAGGGTCTGATTATGATGAAGAGCAGATACGAAGGGTGTTGATCTTGGGGCTCGCATGCTCGCATCCCGATCCACAGTTACGCCCTACCGTCAGGCAAGCAATTCAAGTGCTTATAAACCCTAGTGAAGAGCTGCCGCAGCTGCCTTCCACCAGGCCAATGGCAATCTACGTTGTCTTGCCACCGGCAGGAGCAGGGTTTTCTTTGTCCACCTCGTCTTCGATTATGGGTGGAGGTGCCGCATCGTCTAGTCTAATGGCCGAAACTAGCGTAGGATCCATTACTACTTCGATAACTAAGGGTAGGTAG